A genomic segment from Anticarsia gemmatalis isolate Benzon Research Colony breed Stoneville strain chromosome 14, ilAntGemm2 primary, whole genome shotgun sequence encodes:
- the crc gene encoding bZIP transcription factor crc, with protein sequence MSASLWDQLPASAGSLLTNEECMQLLDSDIDDIFENDILKNFPSAAPKSEYDGFHHDDATASLYPPSPPEIKPSRAELANDLLQQLDNTCKQETIFPPWLEEKADLPIFENISQDPQRLGPPPPVSVPVPVPGPLHLQVPVFTAPQPTEELLREFETVFDAVELTHLTPPQSPPGPATQLLLNYAQQAHQHAAFAPSIPLVPSREPWPVTSAPVQIAQTVPDYDCGYDDVEELVRHRAAQLPSPQHSGDSASASPQSSPPSSPRSSCTDEEWAAPSRGKPYSRSTDDRRSRKKEQNKNAATRYRQKKKAQIEVLLTEEQTMRQRNSDLNDKCSDLQREIRYLKGLMRDLFKAKGLIK encoded by the exons ATGAGTGCGAGTCTATGGGATCAGTTGCCGGCTTCGGCCGGCTCCCTTCTTACTAATGAAGAGTGCATGCAGCTGCTCGATTCTGACATTGACGACATCTTCGAAAATG ATATTCTTAAGAACTTCCCAAGCGCTGCACCGAAGAGCGAATATGACGGGTTCCACCACGACGACGCGACCGCCAGCTTGTATCCCCCATCACCCCCTGAGATCAAGCCCAGTCGCGCCGAGCTCGCCAACGATCTTCTGCAGCAGCTAGACAACACATGCAAACaag AGACTATCTTCCCACCATGGCTGGAAGAGAAGGCGGATCTTCCCATTTTTGAGAACATCTCCCAAGATCCACAGCGTCTAGGGCCACCGCCACCAGTGTCGGTGCCGGTACCGGTCCCGGGGCCGCTGCATCTCCAGGTCCCGGTGTTCACCGCTCCGCAACCCACGGAGGAGCTACTCCGAGAGTTCGAGACCGTATTCGACGCCGTGGAATTGACGCACTTGACGCCGCCACAGAGTCCGCCGGGCCCGGCCACTCAATTACTGTTGAATTACGCTCAACAAGCTCATCAGCACGCAGCGTTCGCGCCCTCGATTCCACTCGTGCCGTCGCGGGAGCCGTGGCCGGTGACGTCGGCGCCGGTGCAGATCGCGCAGACCGTGCCCGACTACGACTGCGGCTACGACGACGTAGAGGAGCTGGTGCGCCACCGCGCGGCGCAGCTGCCGTCCCCGCAGCACTCGGGCGACAGCGCCAGCGCGTCGCCGCAGTCGTCGCCGCCGTCGTCTCCGCGCTCGTCGTGCACGGACGAGGAGTGGGCGGCGCCGAGCCGCGGCAAGCCCTACTCGCGCTCCACGGACGATAGGCGCTCCCGCAAGAAGGAGCAGAACAAAAACGCTGCGACCCGTTACCGTCAGAAAAAGAAGGCCCAGATCGAAGTTCTTCTGACCGAGGAGCAAACGATGCGTCAGCGTAACTCCGACCTCAACGACAAGTGCTCCGACTTGCAGCGTGAGATCCGCTACCTGAAGGGGTTAATGCGCGACCTGTTCAAGGCCAAAGGTCTGATCAAATAA
- the Polr3H gene encoding RNA polymerase III subunit H: MFVLSEMKDVIRVTPDHFRQSLTDSITTLLNIKLANKVVLNVGLCIALFDITDIGHSYIFPGDGSSHTEVKFRYIVFRPIVEEILIGKIKNCSREGVHVTLGFFDDILIPVNALQHPSRFDETDQAWVWEYPKEDGEKHDLFMDSGESIRFRVTSEAFEEIFPTGPPGTECTTQTIAPYRLVGGINEPGLGLLTWWEAPEQDDGDDNEEQENDE, encoded by the exons atgtttgttttatcaGAAATGAAAGATGTAATTAGGGTGACTCCGGATCATTTTCGCCAAAGTTTAACAGATTCGATAACCACCTTGCTCAATATAAAACTTGCAAATAAA GTGGTATTAAATGTAGGATTGTGCATAGCTCTATTTGATATAACAGATATTGGACATTCATATATTTTCCCTGGAGATGGCTCATCTCATACAGAAGTTAAATTTAGGTATATTGTCTTCCGACCTATTGTTGAAGAAATATTAATAGGAAAGATAAAAAACTGCAGTAGAGAGGGTGTACAtg TTACCTTAGGATTTTTTGATGACATCCTAATACCAGTGAATGCACTCCAACATCCATCACGTTTTGATGAAACTGATCAAGCATGGGTGTGGGAGTATCCTAAAGAGGATGGAGAGAAACATGACTTGTTTATGGATTCAG GCGAGTCAATAAGATTTCGTGTTACAAGTGAAGCCTTTGAAGAAATATTTCCAACAGGGCCACCTGGTACCGAGTGTACAACACAGACTATAGCACCTTACAGACTAGTGGGCGGTATCAATGAGCCAGGACTAGGGCTGCTCACTTGGTGGGAGGCTCCTGAACAAGATGACGGTGATGACAATGAAGAGCAAGAAAATGatgaataa
- the LOC142978194 gene encoding ecto-NOX disulfide-thiol exchanger 2-like isoform X2 produces the protein MQGNRRDRSRSPTRVDNVGRRRDAKADANGGVVKPGDMQNVQQMNTMMMANMYPQGNMMMAGGMYPNMMMPGAMMGGVMHSAGMEMMQGAGMEMVPPASMDMSAMGGQAIASAGGAMDMGMMGGMMMDPSMMGIYPSISTADMAPMPEKKEIVYKHCKLVPPDTGTPQPPRRTRPPGCRTIFVGGLPDKIRESTVREVFETYGRIHTLRLSKKNFCHIRFDREECVDAAMMISGYRIKLTNIKEDDKIDDEKSHATSGWLHVDYALSRDDQNDYERKQRQALRVQQQQMQQLNAQQEMVSRTMGSYRRSPSPTRVQPFSNASMVQLSEKIKSEENFSTSLPTLLAWLERGECSKKNANQFYSMIQTTNSHIRRLFNEKMQSEEELQECKERVKNNIANVIEQLEQVAKVFTAASHQRAWDHFTKPQRKNIETWQKMTQEFNSLKEEFNEKFYNDDSEFNGFASSRGSESHSDEVQQLKRENESLQFQLEAYKNEVDVIKSDAKKEMEKFKAQFIARQALQGALDKNPPLPSPVVKPPPPPPLPDDLNTKVHLKEVVEAGCGEAKLIGVMSAFLQVHPHGASLDYVVSYVRAIFSHVSQATVHHVLQKHGDVFLRTTSGVGANIEHRWSFNAFNKEDDK, from the exons ATGCAGG GTAACCGAAGAGATAGGTCGAGGTCACCGACGAGAGTGGACAACGTAGGGCGAAGACGAGATGCCAAAGCGGATGCAAATGGTGGGGTAGTTAAACCTGGTGACATGCAAAATGTTCAACAAATGAATACCATGATGATGGCTAACATGTATCCCCAAG GAAACATGATGATGGCTGGTGGAATGTATCCCAACATGATGATGCCTGGGGCAATGATGGGAGGTGTTATGCACTCTGCTGGGATGGAGATGATGCAAGGGGCTGGCATGGAAATGGTTCCCCCTGCTTCTATGGATATGTCTGCCATGGGTGGGCAAGCTATTGCATCAGCCGGTGGGGCTATGGACATGGGTATGATGGGAGGAATGATGATGGACCCTTCAATGATGGGAATTTACCCAAGCATAAGTACAGCTGATATGGCTCCTATGCCAGAAAAGAAggaaattgtttataaacattgtAAGCTTGTTCCTCCTGATACTGGCACCCCTCAACCTCCTCGCAGGACAAGGCCACCTGGTTGTAGAACCATATTTGTTGGTGGTTTACCTGACAAGATAAGAGAAAGTACTGTGAGGGAAGTTTTTGAGACTTACGGAAGGATTCATACCTTGAGGTTGTCTAAGAAGAATTTTTGTCATATTCGTTTTGATAGAGAAGAATGTGTTGATGCAGCTATGATGATATCAGGATATAgaattaaattaactaatataaaaGAAGATGACAAGATTGATGATGAGAAGTCCCATGCCACATCTGGCTGGTTGCATGTTGATTATGCACTG agtcGAGATGACCAGAATGACTATGAAAGGAAACAAAGGCAGGCATTGAGAGTACAACAACAACAGATGCAGCAGTTAAATGCTCAACAAGAAATGGTCAGTCGAACCATGGGTTCCTACAGGCGATCTCCATCACCTACCCGAGTGCAGCCATTTTCTAATGCCTCTATGGTTCAATTGAGTGAAAAGATCAAGAGTGAGGAGAATTTCTCTACTTCTTTGCCT ACATTGCTAGCTTGGTTGGAGCGTGGGGAATGCTCAAAGAAAAACGCAAATCAATTTTATTCCATGATACAAACTACCAATTCTCACATCCGTAGATTGTTCAATGAGAAAATGCAATCTGAAGAAGAGTTACAAGAATGCAAGGAAAGAGTAAAGAACAACATTGCCAATGTGATAGAACAAC TCGAACAGGTGGCGAAAGTGTTTACTGCTGCCTCTCACCAGCGCGCTTGGGATCACTTCACAAAGCCACAGCGGAAGAATATTGAGACATGGCAAAAAATGACACAG GAATTTAATTCATTGAAAGAAGAGTTTAATGAGAAATTCTACAATGACGACAGTGAATTCAATGGATTTGCTAGTTCCAGAGGATCTGAGAGTCACAGTGATGAAGTACAACAGTTGAAG CGCGAGAATGAAAGCCTTCAATTCCAACTGGAAGCTTACAAGAATGAAGTTGATGTTATCAAATCGGATGCCAAGAAGGAAATGGAAAAGTTTAAAGCGCAGTTCATAGCACGCCAAGCTTTGCAAGGTGCATTGGATAAAAAC ccACCGCTGCCGTCTCCGGTTGTGAAGCCGCCACCTCCACCACCATTGCCTGATGACTTGAACACCAAAGTGCATTTGAAAGAAGTTGTAGAAGCAGGCTGTGGGGAAGCAAAACTGATCGGAGTTATGTCGGCGTTCTTGCAG GTGCATCCTCATGGAGCAAGTCTGGATTACGTAGTGTCGTACGTTCGAGCCATCTTCTCTCACGTATCGCAAGCAACCGTACACCATGTGCTGCAAAAGCACGGAGACGTATTCCTTCGCACTACAAGTGGCGTCGGCGCTAACATTGAACATCGTTGGTCCTTCAATGCGTTCAACAAGGAGGACGATAAATAG
- the PolD2 gene encoding DNA polymerase delta subunit 2 codes for MLFKTEPNSSNTDNFETRELERQDVDYTDRSKRFCEVSRDFSKQYAYIYSARLNTFRNILTPIVKKKWSDRHKILKLCELREKGTTCVIIGTLFKLQELKPSILKELSDQLEIIPQAPRTHFVHESDSLVLEDELQRIKLVGECIDVHQVVTGVVCALLGSEDEDGIFSVKDVCWAGCNIQKPLPKLSADKYIVLMSGLNTSNTADHMFSMHLFLEWLAGLSGTSEYQDEVSKIVRVIVAGGVFASHTNDSGVNEAEFIASVELMDTFAAAVSAVAPLDLMPSSQDPSGIMLPQKPFHYCLFPKAVEYKSFNRVSNPYECDIGGFMCLGTSGEPVKDVMRYSKIDNSLEVMRKTLQWRHLAPTCPDTIPCTPCTDTDPFIIYSCPAIYFNGNSSEFATDLYEGDGGQHTRLVCIPSFSETKTVALINLSNLECYSMKFS; via the exons atgttattCAAAACAGAACCTAACTCATCTAATACAGATAATTTTGAAACACGAGAGCTTGAACGGCAAGATGTTGATTACACCGACCGCTCCAAAAGATTTTGTGAAGTATCGCGAGACTTTTCAAAGCAATACGCTTACATTTATTCAGCCAGATTAAAtacttttagaaatatattgaCCCCAATTGTAAAGAAGAAATGGTCTGACCGGCACAAGATCTTAAAACTTTGTGAACTTCGCGAAAAAGGTACAACTTGTGTCATCATTGGAACACTTTTTAAACTTCAAGAATTAAAACCTAGTATACTGAAAGAATTATCAGATCAACTGGAAATAATACCTCAAGCTCCCAG AACCCATTTCGTTCATGAATCTGATAGTTTGGTTCTAGAAGACGAACTTCAAAGAATTAAGCTGGTTGGTGAATGTATTGACGTACACCAGGTTGTGACTGGTGTTGTTTGTGCATTGCTAG GATCTGAAGATGAAGATGGTATATTCTCTGTCAAAGATGTCTGTTGGGCTGGCTGTAATATACAAAAACCATTACCTAAATTAAGTGCTGACAA GTATATTGTACTGATGTCTGGACTGAACACTTCAAATACTGCAGATCACATGTTTTCAATGCATTTGTTTTTGGAGTGGCTAGCAGGTCTCTCTGGCACATCAGAATATCAAGATGAAGTTTCTAAGATAGTTCGAGTTATAGTTGCAG gtGGAGTTTTTGCAAGTCATACAAACGATAGTGGGGTCAATGAGGCTGAGTTCATAGCCTCTGTGGAGCTGATGGATACATTTGCAGCTGCAGTGAGTGCTGTAGCACCACTAGACCTGATGCCCAGCAGTCAAGATCCATCAGGCATTATGTTACCACAAAAACCTTTCCATTATT GTTTGTTTCCAAAAGCTGTTGAGTATAAGTCTTTCAATAGAGTTTCAAATCCATATGAGTGTGATATTGGAG gGTTCATGTGTCTGGGCACTTCTGGGGAGCCAGTAAAAGATGTAATGAGATACAGTAAGATAGACAATAGCCTGGAAGTCATGAGAAAGACCCTACAGTGGCGACATCTGGCGCCCACTTGTCCTGATACAATACCATGCACCCCATGCACAGATACAGatccatttattatttatagttgccctgcaatttattttaatggcaatTCCTCTGAATTTGCTACTGATTTATATGAAG gtgatGGAGGACAACACACAAGATTGGTTTGCATTCCCAGCTTTAGTGAAACAAAAACTGTTGCTCTTATTAATTTGTCAAACTTGGAATGTTACAGCATGAAGTTTTCatag
- the LOC142978194 gene encoding ecto-NOX disulfide-thiol exchanger 2-like isoform X1, which yields MQGNRRDRSRSPTRVDNVGRRRDAKADANGGVVKPGDMQNVQQMNTMMMANMYPQVSGNMMMAGGMYPNMMMPGAMMGGVMHSAGMEMMQGAGMEMVPPASMDMSAMGGQAIASAGGAMDMGMMGGMMMDPSMMGIYPSISTADMAPMPEKKEIVYKHCKLVPPDTGTPQPPRRTRPPGCRTIFVGGLPDKIRESTVREVFETYGRIHTLRLSKKNFCHIRFDREECVDAAMMISGYRIKLTNIKEDDKIDDEKSHATSGWLHVDYALSRDDQNDYERKQRQALRVQQQQMQQLNAQQEMVSRTMGSYRRSPSPTRVQPFSNASMVQLSEKIKSEENFSTSLPTLLAWLERGECSKKNANQFYSMIQTTNSHIRRLFNEKMQSEEELQECKERVKNNIANVIEQLEQVAKVFTAASHQRAWDHFTKPQRKNIETWQKMTQEFNSLKEEFNEKFYNDDSEFNGFASSRGSESHSDEVQQLKRENESLQFQLEAYKNEVDVIKSDAKKEMEKFKAQFIARQALQGALDKNPPLPSPVVKPPPPPPLPDDLNTKVHLKEVVEAGCGEAKLIGVMSAFLQVHPHGASLDYVVSYVRAIFSHVSQATVHHVLQKHGDVFLRTTSGVGANIEHRWSFNAFNKEDDK from the exons ATGCAGG GTAACCGAAGAGATAGGTCGAGGTCACCGACGAGAGTGGACAACGTAGGGCGAAGACGAGATGCCAAAGCGGATGCAAATGGTGGGGTAGTTAAACCTGGTGACATGCAAAATGTTCAACAAATGAATACCATGATGATGGCTAACATGTATCCCCAAG TTTCAGGAAACATGATGATGGCTGGTGGAATGTATCCCAACATGATGATGCCTGGGGCAATGATGGGAGGTGTTATGCACTCTGCTGGGATGGAGATGATGCAAGGGGCTGGCATGGAAATGGTTCCCCCTGCTTCTATGGATATGTCTGCCATGGGTGGGCAAGCTATTGCATCAGCCGGTGGGGCTATGGACATGGGTATGATGGGAGGAATGATGATGGACCCTTCAATGATGGGAATTTACCCAAGCATAAGTACAGCTGATATGGCTCCTATGCCAGAAAAGAAggaaattgtttataaacattgtAAGCTTGTTCCTCCTGATACTGGCACCCCTCAACCTCCTCGCAGGACAAGGCCACCTGGTTGTAGAACCATATTTGTTGGTGGTTTACCTGACAAGATAAGAGAAAGTACTGTGAGGGAAGTTTTTGAGACTTACGGAAGGATTCATACCTTGAGGTTGTCTAAGAAGAATTTTTGTCATATTCGTTTTGATAGAGAAGAATGTGTTGATGCAGCTATGATGATATCAGGATATAgaattaaattaactaatataaaaGAAGATGACAAGATTGATGATGAGAAGTCCCATGCCACATCTGGCTGGTTGCATGTTGATTATGCACTG agtcGAGATGACCAGAATGACTATGAAAGGAAACAAAGGCAGGCATTGAGAGTACAACAACAACAGATGCAGCAGTTAAATGCTCAACAAGAAATGGTCAGTCGAACCATGGGTTCCTACAGGCGATCTCCATCACCTACCCGAGTGCAGCCATTTTCTAATGCCTCTATGGTTCAATTGAGTGAAAAGATCAAGAGTGAGGAGAATTTCTCTACTTCTTTGCCT ACATTGCTAGCTTGGTTGGAGCGTGGGGAATGCTCAAAGAAAAACGCAAATCAATTTTATTCCATGATACAAACTACCAATTCTCACATCCGTAGATTGTTCAATGAGAAAATGCAATCTGAAGAAGAGTTACAAGAATGCAAGGAAAGAGTAAAGAACAACATTGCCAATGTGATAGAACAAC TCGAACAGGTGGCGAAAGTGTTTACTGCTGCCTCTCACCAGCGCGCTTGGGATCACTTCACAAAGCCACAGCGGAAGAATATTGAGACATGGCAAAAAATGACACAG GAATTTAATTCATTGAAAGAAGAGTTTAATGAGAAATTCTACAATGACGACAGTGAATTCAATGGATTTGCTAGTTCCAGAGGATCTGAGAGTCACAGTGATGAAGTACAACAGTTGAAG CGCGAGAATGAAAGCCTTCAATTCCAACTGGAAGCTTACAAGAATGAAGTTGATGTTATCAAATCGGATGCCAAGAAGGAAATGGAAAAGTTTAAAGCGCAGTTCATAGCACGCCAAGCTTTGCAAGGTGCATTGGATAAAAAC ccACCGCTGCCGTCTCCGGTTGTGAAGCCGCCACCTCCACCACCATTGCCTGATGACTTGAACACCAAAGTGCATTTGAAAGAAGTTGTAGAAGCAGGCTGTGGGGAAGCAAAACTGATCGGAGTTATGTCGGCGTTCTTGCAG GTGCATCCTCATGGAGCAAGTCTGGATTACGTAGTGTCGTACGTTCGAGCCATCTTCTCTCACGTATCGCAAGCAACCGTACACCATGTGCTGCAAAAGCACGGAGACGTATTCCTTCGCACTACAAGTGGCGTCGGCGCTAACATTGAACATCGTTGGTCCTTCAATGCGTTCAACAAGGAGGACGATAAATAG
- the hdm gene encoding meiosis specific with OB domains hold'em — translation MAGVQKVKLNNLNMNIKNALIIGIIIAKNSPRTVGSKKKNGDSRGVTSFTIRDSEIDTINVDVWGSEYFVLTFYERFLVGDVVEITSPKICVKSGDNENYRPQVSSPFYLSLNEGMSDVSIHGGDMFSAFLPLLHIPTKHSSGYYGLSEVLKLPEESTNVYVDLLVVVKSVKPSRQIKTKAGVDMSVRGVEIIDNTTPASVTLDIFDIDTIQRAEEWRPLESVLFISDARVSWRARAVRVQAAARCVITHQPHTADAEALRLHIRNQSSARGGSAAAWSAWSGERGCAASVAQVRERAAGAGAAPFCASLHALLTHLDLDELDTAENNIEDIRIRCADHTGELTARVPIDVLEDTLGYNLQQLKAMSSENRAALRWSLLLEQCYVKLAVAYPRLIVLTLRRATQADPIPLY, via the exons ATGGCGGGAGTACAAAAagttaaacttaataatttgaatatgaaCATTAAAAATGCCCTTATTATTGGAATAATTATAGCAAAGAATAGTCCACGCACTGTTGGATCTAAAAAGAAAAACGGTGATTCAAGAGGAGTTACATCTTTCACTATTAGAGATTCCGAAATAGATACAATCAATGTAGATGTATGGGGTtcagaatattttgttttaactttctACGAAAGATTTTTGGTTGGCGACGTCg ttgaaattACGTCTCCTAAAATCTGCGTTAAAAGTGGCGATAATGAAAACTACCGACCACAG gTGTCGTCTCCATTTTATTTGTCGCTTAACGAAGGCATGTCCGATGTGAGCATTCATGGTGGAGACATGTTCAGTGCTTTTTTGCCGCTACTGCACATACCTACTAAGCATTCTTCAGGATATTATGGACTTTCGGAAGTATTGAAATTACCCG AAGAAAGTACCAATGTTTATGTCGATCTGCTAGTTGTTGTGAAATCAGTGAAGCCCTCcagacaaataaaaactaaagcaG GTGTCGATATGTCTGTTAGAGGTGTAGAGATAATAGACAATACAACACCAGCATCGGTCACTTTGgatatttttgatattgataCCATTCAAAG AGCGGAAGAGTGGCGTCCACTAGAGAGCGTGTTGTTCATATCGGACGCGCGCGTGTCGTGGCGCGCGCGCGCCGTCCGCGTGCAGGCCGCCGCGCGCTGCGTCATCACGCACCAGCCACACACCGCCGACGCCGAGGCGCTCCGACTGCACATACGGAACCAGAGCAGTGCTC GAGGAGGGTCAGCGGCAGCCTGGTCGGCATGGAGCGGAGAGCGCGGGTGCGCGGCGTCCGTGGCGCAGGTGCGGGAGCGTGCGGcgggcgccggcgccgcgccctTCTGCGCCTCGCTACACGCCCTGCTCACACACCTCGACCTGGATGAACTTGATACTGC GGAAAATAATATAGAAGATATAAGAATTCGTTGTGCTGACCATACAGGAGAATTAACAGCTCGAGTACCGATCGACGTTCTTGAAGATACACTAGGATATAAC CTGCAGCAACTAAAGGCAATGTCGTCGGAGAACAGAGCTGCTTTGCGCTGGAGTCTACTTCTGGAACAGTGCTACGTGAAGCTCGCAGTAGCATATCCCCGTCTCATTGTGTTAACATTGAGACGAGCTACTCAAGCTGATCCTATACCACTATATTga
- the Dnai2 gene encoding dynein, axonemal, intermediate chain 2, whose product MEKPEKTEITYEYTKKRKHFGRQTLFEDQGPEMIVSIPNNPAFYKNYILRNPVDVGIQNTCTMSEHWVNSVRAEYTSSGVNHVEGGWPKDINMNDPEATQRYRRKIEKDDAYIHAVMHLGHSMEHNILQNNAVDMYETYYTELPSIPPVENSSCHTVNVYREPGARRPVRSLSWQADGGARFAAAHADVELIKNSRNPQYSYIWDIENANAPELVIKPPQPLLDFQYNPRDRDILVGGMINGQVGWWDTRKGEEPAGICPPHVAHRDLVRNVLFINSKTGAEFFSASPDGVVKWWDTRNMSEPTDSMIIDIVKAVTDTQSIENAIGISALEYEPTIPTRFMVGTETGLVIGGNRKGKNAVEKLPTKYEAHLGPVYALQRNPTFVKNFLTVGDWTARVWSEDCRESAILWTYSHRTKLTDGAWNPIRFSLMLVTQWDGCLSCWDLLRRRSAPIVTAQLCDEPLLRLRPHEAGQLVACGSSKGTVYLAELSQNLGTADKNDKQLLTHVLDRENKRERILEARMRELRLKMRQDHGAGGPQAAESEVPANDRDLEEATAEYMQTINDLQSQQKTDT is encoded by the exons ATGGAAAAGCCAGAAAAAACTGAAATAACATATGagtatacaaaaaaaagaaagcATTTTGGAAGACAAACTTTGTTTGAAGACCAAGGACCAGAAATGATAGTCAGCATTCCCAATAATCCGgcgttttataaaaactatattctTCGCAATCCGGTGGATGTTGGCATCCAAAACACATGTACAATGTCTGAACATTGGGTCAATTCTGTAAG agCAGAATATACGAGTTCTGGTGTTAATCACGTAGAGGGAGGTTGGCCTAAAGATATCAACATGAATGATCCTGAGGCAACGCAACGATATCGGCGTAAGATCGAAAAAGACGACGCTTATAtccatgcagtaatgcatttagGCCAT aGCATGGAACACAATATACTGCAAAATAATGCGGTGGATATGTATGAGACATACTATACAGAGCTGCCGTCTATACCACCAGTGGAAAATAGCAGTTGCCACACAGTGAACGTGTATAGAGAGCCAGGCGCCAGAAGGCCGGTGAGGTCGTTGTCTTGGCAAGCTGACGGAGGAGCAAGATTCGCAGCTGCTCATGCGGATGTAGAGCTTATAAAAAACTCCAGAAATCCGCAGTATTCATACATCTGGGACATAG aaaatgCCAATGCACCGGAACTTGTAATAAAGCCTCCACAGCCTTTACTGGATTTTCAGTACAATCCTCGTGATAGAGACATTTTGGTTGGAGGAATGATTAATGGGCAG GTCGGCTGGTGGGATACTCGTAAAGGAGAAGAGCCGGCTGGTATTTGTCCCCCACATGTTGCTCACCGAGATCTAGTGCGAAATGTGCTATTTATTAATTCCAAAACTGGGGCCGAATTCTTTTCTGCGTCTCCAGATGGGGTAGTGAAATG GTGGGATACTAGAAATATGAGCGAGCCAACGGACTCCATGATTATTGATATTGTGAAAGCGGTAACTGACACGCAAAGTATCGAGAACGCCATAGGAATTTCGGCACTTGAGTACGAACCAACTATACCAACAAG atttaTGGTTGGCACTGAAACTGGGTTGGTGATAGGAGGTAATAGAAAAGGAAAAAATGCAGTGGAAAAGCTTCCAACAAAG tacGAAGCGCATCTTGGTCCAGTGTACGCGCTCCAAAGGAACCCAACATTTGTCAAAAACTTCCTAACAGTAGGTGACTGGACAGCTCGAGTTTGGAGCGAAGATTGCCGCGAGTCTGCTATACTGTGGACCTATTCTCATCGTACTAAACTTACTGATGGTGCATGGAACCCCATacg attttCTTTGATGTTGGTGACTCAATGGGACGGTTGCTTATCTTGCTGGGATTTGTTACGAAGAAGAAGTGCACCAATCGTAACCGCGCAACTCTGTGATGAACCGCTACTCCGGCTTCGGCCACATGAAGCC GGTCAACTAGTAGCGTGTGGTAGCAGTAAAGGAACGGTATACTTGGCAGAACTGTCTCAGAATCTTGGTACAGCCGACAAAAATGATAAACAACTTCTAACTCAC gtCTTGGATCGAGAAAATAAACGAGAGCGTATTCTCGAAGCTCGTATGCGAGAGTTAAGGCTGAAAATGCGACAAGATCACGGCGCGGGAGGTCCCCAGGCAGCAGAGTCAGAAGTGCCTGCTAACGACAGAGATTTAGAAGAAGCGACCGCAGAATACATGCAAACTATCAACGATCTACAATCGCAACAAAAAACAGATACTTAA